The proteins below come from a single Ictidomys tridecemlineatus isolate mIctTri1 chromosome 8, mIctTri1.hap1, whole genome shotgun sequence genomic window:
- the LOC101969372 gene encoding putative olfactory receptor 2W6 has product MEIINESSTTDFILLGFSDQPQLESIISVVVFIFYIVTLVGNTTIILVTYLDTQLHTPMYFFLSNLSFLDLCYTTSIIPQMLVNIWGPKKSITYGGCVLQFFFALDLGATECLLLAVMAYDHYAAICQPLHYTVIMHPELCQKMVLTSWLGGLGSALILCSLTMKLPRCGNREVDNFFCETPALIKMACVYSRVIEIVVFTLGVVFLLVPLSLILISYGVITRAVMRIKSAGGWIKVLNTCGSHLTVVTLFYGTAIYMYMKPQNTTSQEQGKFFTLFYTVITPSLNPLIYTLRNKDVKNAEKKVIRFFFHRAPKGNTGSLTLYRTCRYRLPNTRMYTLDPTCSAPPGPPSTCQPETAQPSGHRLTKPSVQPSWPPQGLGEGAAPALGEGSPPLLWLLTLKPNIFHPSHMIRKPHWVSL; this is encoded by the exons CAACCATCATTCTTGTAACTTATCTAGACACTCAGCTTCATACCCCCATGTATTTCTTCTTATctaatttgtcttttttggacCTCTGTTATACAACGAGCATTATCCCCCAGATGTTGGTAAATATATGGGGCCCCAAAAAATCTATTACATATGGAGGGTGTGTGCTCCAATTCTTCTTTGCCCTTGACCTGGGAGCCACAGAATGTCTTCTCTTGGCTGTGATGGCCTATGATCACTATGCTGCTATCTGTCAACCCCTTCACTACACAGTAATAATGCACCCTGAGCTTTGCCAGAAGATGGTGCTGACCTCCTGGCTGGGTGGCCTTGGCAGTGCCTTAATTCTTTGCTCTTTGACTATGAAGTTGCCAAGATGTGGGAACCGGGAGGTGGATAACTTTTTCTGTGAAACGCCAGCACTGATCAAGATGGCTTGTGTCTATTCAAGAGTAATTGAGATTGTTGTCTTTACTCTTGGAGTAGTATTTCTTCTAGTACCTCTATCACTTATTCTCATTTCATATGGAGTTATCACTCGAGCTGTGATGAGGATCAAGTCAGCAGGAGGGTGGATAAAGGTCCTCAATACATGTGGTTCCCACCTCACAGTAGTAACTCTATTTTATGGGACAGCCATTTATATGTACATGAAGCCACAGAATACCACATCCCAAGAACAAGGAAAGTTTTTTACTCTCTTCTACACAGTCATCACACCAAGCCTTAACCCTCTGATCTACACTTTAAGAAACAAAGATGTAAAGAATGCA GAAAAGAAAGTAATACGGTTTTTCTTTCACag AGCACCCAAAGGAAACACAGGCAGCCTGACCCTGTATAGGACATGCAGGTACCGACTGCCCAACACCCGCATGTACACCCTAGACCCCACCTGCTCCGCGCCCCCAGGGCCGCCTTCTACCTGCCAACCAGAAACTGCTCAGCCCTCTGGCCACCGTCTGACCAAACCATCTGTGCAGCCATCCTGGCCACCTCAGGGATTGGGCGAGGGCGCTGCACCAGCCCTAGGAGAGGGGTCCCCGCCATTGCTGTGGCTGCTGACCCTTAAACCCAACATCTTCCACCCTTCCCACATGATCAGGAAACCTCACTGGGTCAGCTTGTGA